From a single Sinomonas atrocyanea genomic region:
- a CDS encoding DUF1918 domain-containing protein, with protein sequence MNAVQGDRIVIRGRTVESKDRHGEIIEVRGANGQPPYLVRFDDGHETVVFPGGDFSVEKVGG encoded by the coding sequence GTGAACGCAGTGCAAGGGGATCGGATCGTCATCCGTGGCCGGACCGTGGAATCGAAGGACCGGCACGGGGAAATCATCGAAGTCAGAGGCGCCAACGGCCAGCCGCCGTACCTCGTCCGTTTCGACGATGGCCACGAGACCGTGGTCTTCCCGGGCGGCGACTTCTCGGTCGAGAAGGTGGGTGGGTGA
- a CDS encoding DsbA family oxidoreductase, whose amino-acid sequence MNVDIWSDIACPWCFIGKRRFETALSGFPHGDQVTVTWHSYQLDPTLPDHYDGTELEYLSERKGIPADRVAEMFDQVTQVAAQEGLQYDFGRIVVANSHSGHELLHLAKAKDAEGAHGRADAVKESLLSAHFEHGEDIGSREVLLRIGTAAGLDADEIAAALDAGTYRASVAADIRQAQMLGIQGVPFFVLDNKYGVSGAQPPELFAQALETAWREANPLVMVSPAAAGTDGDGLDGATCGPDGCA is encoded by the coding sequence ATGAACGTTGACATCTGGTCCGACATCGCCTGCCCGTGGTGCTTCATCGGCAAGCGCCGCTTCGAGACTGCCCTCTCCGGCTTCCCCCACGGGGACCAGGTCACCGTGACGTGGCACAGCTATCAGCTCGACCCGACCCTCCCCGACCACTACGACGGCACCGAGCTCGAGTACCTCTCCGAGCGCAAGGGCATACCGGCCGACCGCGTGGCCGAGATGTTCGACCAGGTCACGCAGGTCGCGGCGCAGGAAGGGCTGCAGTACGACTTCGGCCGCATCGTCGTGGCGAATTCGCACTCGGGGCACGAGCTGCTCCACCTCGCCAAGGCCAAGGACGCCGAGGGCGCCCACGGGAGGGCCGACGCCGTCAAGGAGTCGCTGCTCTCGGCCCACTTCGAGCACGGGGAGGACATCGGATCCCGCGAGGTCCTCCTCCGGATCGGGACGGCAGCAGGGCTCGACGCCGACGAGATCGCCGCCGCGCTCGACGCCGGAACGTACCGCGCCTCGGTGGCCGCGGACATCCGCCAGGCCCAGATGCTCGGCATCCAGGGCGTGCCCTTCTTCGTCCTCGACAACAAGTACGGCGTCTCCGGCGCCCAGCCGCCGGAGCTGTTCGCGCAGGCCCTCGAGACGGCATGGCGCGAGGCGAATCCCCTCGTGATGGTCAGCCCCGCGGCCGCCGGCACGGACGGCGACGGGCTCGACGGCGCCACGTGCGGCCCCGACGGCTGCGCGTAG
- a CDS encoding acyl-CoA dehydrogenase family protein, which produces MFELTEDQRALVDTVRDFAGDRLAPHALAWDAEKHFPVDVLREAGELGLGGIYIGEEHGGSALQRSDAVLIFEELAKADPTVAAYISIHNMVVWMVDTFGSEEQKDHWLPRLVTMEALSSYCLTEPGAGSDAGALTTKAVRDGGDYVLNGVKQFISGAGYSALYLVMARTADSGHAGITAFLVPAEAPGLSFGANEKKMGWNAQPTAQVVLRNVRVPDSARLGAEGQGFGIAMKGLNGGRLNIAACSLGGGQAALEKTVAYLKERRAFGERLADMEALRFAVADMAMELDAARALLRVAADALDRGAPDALRLCATAKRVCTDAGYRVADQAIQLHGGYGYLHEYGVEKIARDLRVHQILEGSNEIMRLIVGRQLLEG; this is translated from the coding sequence ATGTTCGAACTCACGGAGGACCAGCGGGCCCTCGTCGACACCGTCCGGGACTTCGCGGGGGACAGACTCGCCCCGCACGCGCTCGCGTGGGACGCCGAGAAGCACTTCCCCGTCGACGTGCTGCGCGAGGCCGGGGAGCTGGGCCTAGGCGGGATCTACATCGGCGAGGAGCACGGCGGCTCGGCGCTCCAGCGCTCCGATGCGGTCCTGATCTTCGAGGAGCTCGCCAAGGCCGATCCCACGGTGGCCGCCTACATCTCCATCCACAACATGGTGGTCTGGATGGTCGACACCTTCGGTTCCGAGGAGCAGAAGGACCACTGGCTCCCGCGCCTCGTCACGATGGAGGCGCTCAGCAGCTACTGCCTCACCGAGCCCGGCGCCGGCTCCGACGCGGGCGCGCTCACCACCAAGGCCGTCCGCGACGGCGGGGACTACGTGCTCAACGGGGTCAAGCAGTTCATCTCCGGGGCGGGCTACTCAGCGCTGTATCTCGTCATGGCGCGCACCGCGGACAGCGGGCACGCGGGCATCACGGCGTTCCTCGTCCCCGCCGAGGCCCCCGGCCTCTCCTTCGGTGCGAACGAGAAGAAGATGGGCTGGAACGCCCAGCCCACGGCGCAAGTGGTGCTCCGCAACGTCCGCGTGCCGGACTCCGCGCGCCTCGGGGCCGAGGGGCAGGGGTTCGGCATCGCGATGAAGGGCCTCAACGGCGGCCGCCTCAACATCGCCGCCTGCTCGCTCGGCGGTGGCCAGGCGGCGCTCGAGAAGACCGTCGCGTACCTCAAGGAGCGCCGGGCGTTCGGCGAGCGGCTGGCGGACATGGAGGCGCTCCGCTTCGCGGTGGCGGATATGGCGATGGAGCTCGACGCCGCCCGCGCCCTCCTCCGGGTCGCCGCCGACGCGCTGGACCGCGGCGCCCCGGATGCGCTGCGCCTGTGCGCCACGGCCAAGCGGGTGTGCACCGACGCCGGCTACCGGGTGGCAGACCAGGCCATCCAGCTCCACGGTGGCTACGGCTACCTCCACGAGTACGGCGTCGAGAAGATCGCCCGGGACCTGCGCGTGCACCAGATCCTCGAGGGCTCGAACGAGATCATGCGCCTGATCGTCGGCCGGCAGCTGCTCGAGGGCTGA
- a CDS encoding RNA polymerase sigma factor produces MRSVRDAPEDRDAQDGESLFSEAYRELAPAVRGYLRSRGVPDPEAVANDVFMALYPRIGTVRGGRAGLKTLVFTIAHARTVDHYRERARTPAMAAYHPDSEPRSAPSAEDVVLGRGTRILGLIEELSPDQREVIALRVIADLSLEQTAAITHRSTGAVKQLQRRALLALRNRLDREEEATP; encoded by the coding sequence GTGCGCTCAGTCAGGGACGCCCCCGAGGACCGGGACGCTCAGGACGGGGAATCGCTGTTCTCGGAGGCGTACCGCGAGCTCGCCCCCGCGGTACGGGGGTACCTGCGCTCGCGCGGGGTGCCTGATCCAGAAGCAGTCGCGAACGACGTGTTCATGGCCCTGTACCCCCGGATCGGCACCGTGAGGGGCGGGCGCGCCGGACTGAAGACGCTCGTGTTCACGATCGCCCACGCCCGGACGGTGGACCACTACCGCGAGCGGGCCCGCACCCCGGCCATGGCTGCCTACCACCCCGACAGCGAGCCGCGGTCGGCTCCCTCGGCCGAGGATGTCGTCCTCGGCCGAGGAACGAGAATCCTCGGCCTGATCGAGGAGCTCAGCCCAGACCAGCGCGAGGTCATTGCCCTGCGGGTCATCGCCGATCTGTCCCTGGAGCAGACGGCCGCCATCACCCACCGCAGTACCGGGGCCGTCAAACAGCTCCAGCGCCGTGCCCTGCTGGCACTGCGCAACCGCCTCGACCGCGAAGAGGAGGCCACGCCATGA
- a CDS encoding class I SAM-dependent methyltransferase, whose product MDSEHKPGPSEFWDEFYAERQRVWSGKPNGALVREVGAVAPGRAIDLGCGEGADAIWLAERGWTVTGVDVSAVALGRAAEHAEEAGVADRITWLARDLAEWEPEEAYDLVTASFLHSPVEFPRERVLLAATRAVAPGGLLFVVGHTAFPPWSRHPHDEHMPSAEELAASLGLRSDLWAIETSTSEGREATGPEGQKAVLTDAILKARRSPGD is encoded by the coding sequence ATGGACAGCGAGCACAAGCCCGGGCCATCCGAGTTCTGGGACGAGTTCTATGCAGAGCGGCAGCGGGTGTGGAGCGGGAAGCCCAACGGTGCCCTCGTGCGCGAGGTGGGTGCTGTGGCGCCGGGCAGGGCGATCGACCTCGGCTGCGGCGAGGGTGCCGACGCCATCTGGCTTGCCGAGCGGGGGTGGACTGTCACCGGAGTGGACGTCTCGGCCGTCGCCCTCGGCCGCGCCGCCGAGCACGCGGAGGAGGCCGGCGTCGCCGATCGGATCACCTGGCTCGCCCGCGACCTCGCCGAGTGGGAGCCGGAGGAGGCCTACGACCTCGTGACGGCCTCCTTCCTCCACTCCCCCGTCGAGTTCCCCCGCGAGCGCGTGCTGCTCGCGGCGACGCGCGCGGTCGCGCCGGGCGGGCTGCTCTTCGTGGTGGGGCACACGGCCTTCCCGCCGTGGTCGCGCCACCCCCACGACGAGCACATGCCGTCCGCGGAGGAGCTCGCCGCCTCGCTGGGCCTCCGCTCCGACCTTTGGGCGATCGAGACGAGCACCTCCGAGGGCCGCGAGGCGACCGGCCCCGAGGGACAGAAGGCCGTCCTCACCGACGCGATCCTCAAGGCGAGGCGCAGCCCCGGCGACTAA
- the aceB gene encoding malate synthase A, which yields MNSFSTETTINGVTITAQPIARQREILTPDALEFVARLHRATAERRQELLEARHARRAEIARGGDPRFLRETEEIRNDPNWRVAPPAPGLRDRRVEITGPVDRKSTVHALNSGANVWLADMEDSLTPSWRNLIQGQINLLDALRGGIDFTTGQGPTRKEYRLRPFEERPTTVLRPRGLHLPEKNMLVDGKPVAGGIMDFGLYFFHNAARLIALGHGPYFYLPKIENRLEARLWNDVFVLAQDLLGIPQGTIRATVLIETITAAFEMEEILWELRDHAAGLNAGRWDYIFSIIKNFRTRGPRFVLPDRDQVTMAQPFMRAYTEQLVRACHRRGAMAIGGPAAFVPSRRDPAANAEALLATRADKLRDAEDGFDGAWVAHPEFVSVVRDAFDSVLGEKPNQLDRLREDVVPDDRALIDLSTCRGTITEEGIRNNIEVGIRYIETWLRGNGAVAIQGLMEDAATAEISRSQIWQWIYARAITDQGEIVSREWVEELLDEEFHKLERFDGDRFRDARELFGEVALGAEFPTFLTMPAYARYLCETAGKEDEYEAGLPERQFAAV from the coding sequence ATGAACAGCTTCAGCACTGAGACCACGATCAACGGCGTGACGATCACCGCCCAGCCCATCGCGCGGCAGCGGGAGATCCTCACCCCGGACGCCCTCGAGTTCGTCGCCCGCCTGCACCGCGCCACGGCCGAGCGCCGCCAGGAGCTCCTCGAGGCGCGCCACGCGCGCCGCGCCGAGATCGCCCGCGGCGGAGACCCCCGGTTCCTCCGGGAGACGGAGGAGATCCGCAACGACCCGAACTGGCGCGTCGCGCCGCCGGCCCCCGGCCTGAGGGACCGCCGGGTCGAGATCACGGGGCCGGTGGACCGGAAGTCGACCGTGCATGCGCTCAACTCGGGCGCCAACGTGTGGCTGGCCGACATGGAGGACTCCCTCACGCCGTCCTGGCGCAACCTGATCCAGGGCCAGATCAACCTCCTGGACGCGCTGCGCGGCGGGATCGACTTCACCACCGGCCAGGGCCCGACCCGCAAGGAGTACCGGCTCAGGCCGTTCGAGGAGCGGCCCACCACGGTGCTGCGTCCCCGCGGCCTGCACCTGCCCGAGAAGAACATGCTCGTGGACGGCAAGCCGGTGGCCGGCGGCATCATGGACTTCGGCCTGTACTTCTTCCACAACGCGGCCCGGCTCATCGCCCTCGGCCACGGCCCGTACTTCTACCTGCCGAAGATCGAGAACCGGCTCGAGGCACGCCTGTGGAACGACGTCTTCGTCCTCGCCCAGGACCTGCTCGGCATCCCGCAGGGCACCATCCGGGCCACCGTGCTCATCGAGACGATCACGGCGGCGTTCGAGATGGAGGAGATCCTCTGGGAGCTCCGCGACCACGCCGCCGGACTCAACGCCGGCCGGTGGGACTACATCTTCTCGATCATCAAGAACTTCCGGACCCGCGGGCCGCGCTTCGTGCTCCCGGACCGGGACCAGGTGACCATGGCCCAGCCGTTCATGCGCGCCTACACCGAGCAGCTCGTGCGGGCCTGCCACCGCCGCGGCGCCATGGCGATCGGCGGCCCGGCGGCGTTCGTCCCGAGCCGGCGCGACCCCGCGGCCAACGCCGAGGCCCTCCTGGCGACCCGCGCGGACAAGCTGCGCGACGCCGAGGACGGGTTCGACGGCGCGTGGGTGGCGCACCCGGAGTTCGTCTCGGTGGTGCGCGACGCGTTCGACAGCGTGCTGGGCGAGAAGCCCAACCAGCTCGACCGGCTCCGCGAGGACGTCGTCCCGGACGACCGCGCCCTCATCGACCTGAGCACGTGCCGCGGCACGATCACGGAAGAGGGCATCCGCAACAACATCGAGGTGGGCATCCGCTACATCGAGACGTGGCTGCGGGGCAACGGCGCCGTGGCGATCCAGGGCCTCATGGAGGACGCGGCGACGGCCGAGATCTCCCGCTCGCAGATCTGGCAGTGGATCTACGCCCGCGCCATCACGGACCAGGGCGAGATCGTGAGCCGCGAGTGGGTCGAGGAGCTGCTCGACGAGGAGTTCCACAAGCTCGAGCGCTTCGACGGCGACCGCTTCCGCGACGCCCGCGAGCTGTTCGGCGAGGTGGCCCTCGGCGCCGAGTTCCCCACCTTCCTGACCATGCCCGCCTACGCGCGCTACCTGTGCGAGACGGCGGGCAAGGAGGACGAGTACGAGGCCGGCCTGCCCGAGCGCCAGTTCGCGGCGGTCTAG
- a CDS encoding ROK family transcriptional regulator: MTSPSSAPPAAPEAGGGLGRAGDLFQLLRDGRPWTRAELAMTTGLARSTVAGKVDLLLNSGLVVSVGEALSSGGRPPSRFAFHPQARTVLAVDVGASHVRVALTDLNGEVLAERCAQRTVAEGPEAVLGYVVDSARKLLADSKRPQSLLAGVGIGLPGPVEHATGRPVKPPIMPGWDGFDVVGFVQRSLPVPVLVDNDVNIMALGERAAFWPGVDDLLFIKVATGIGSGIISSGQLQRGADGTAGDLGHVRVARGAEVLCRCGNVGCLEALASGAAVARSLAAQGLEASTGADVVGLASHGNLAAIQALRQAGRDIGEVLATCVNLLNPSVIVIGGSVAAAGEHVMAGVREVVYHRSPPLATTNLRIVLSRAGERAAVMGASQLVSQHVLSPAGVEAALAAASAG, from the coding sequence ATGACGTCGCCATCCAGCGCACCGCCCGCGGCCCCCGAGGCCGGCGGAGGCCTCGGCCGCGCCGGCGACCTGTTCCAGCTCCTGCGCGACGGCCGTCCGTGGACCCGGGCCGAGCTCGCCATGACCACGGGCCTCGCCCGGTCGACCGTGGCGGGCAAGGTGGACCTCCTGCTGAACTCCGGCCTCGTCGTGTCCGTCGGCGAGGCGCTCTCGAGCGGCGGCCGGCCGCCGTCGCGCTTCGCGTTCCACCCGCAGGCGCGGACCGTGCTCGCGGTCGACGTCGGCGCGAGCCACGTGCGCGTGGCCCTCACCGACCTCAACGGCGAGGTGCTCGCCGAGCGCTGCGCCCAGAGGACCGTCGCGGAGGGGCCCGAGGCCGTGCTCGGCTACGTGGTCGACTCCGCCCGGAAGCTCCTGGCCGACAGCAAACGGCCGCAGTCGCTGCTCGCCGGCGTGGGGATCGGCCTGCCAGGCCCCGTCGAGCACGCGACCGGGCGCCCCGTGAAACCGCCCATCATGCCCGGCTGGGACGGATTCGACGTGGTCGGGTTCGTCCAGCGCTCGCTGCCCGTGCCGGTCCTCGTCGACAACGACGTGAACATCATGGCCCTCGGCGAGCGGGCCGCGTTCTGGCCCGGCGTGGACGACCTGCTCTTCATCAAGGTCGCCACGGGCATCGGATCCGGGATCATCTCGAGCGGCCAGCTCCAGCGCGGCGCCGACGGCACCGCGGGCGACCTCGGCCACGTGCGCGTTGCGCGCGGCGCGGAGGTGCTCTGCCGGTGCGGCAACGTCGGGTGCCTCGAGGCGCTCGCGTCCGGGGCCGCCGTCGCCCGCTCCCTTGCCGCCCAGGGACTCGAGGCGTCCACCGGCGCGGACGTGGTCGGCCTCGCCTCGCACGGCAACCTCGCCGCGATCCAGGCGCTGCGGCAGGCGGGCCGCGACATCGGCGAGGTGCTCGCCACGTGCGTGAACCTGCTCAACCCGAGCGTGATCGTGATCGGCGGCTCCGTGGCGGCCGCGGGAGAGCACGTCATGGCCGGGGTGCGCGAGGTGGTCTACCACCGCTCGCCGCCGCTCGCGACCACCAACCTGCGGATCGTGCTCTCCCGGGCGGGCGAGCGCGCCGCGGTCATGGGCGCGAGCCAGCTCGTCTCCCAGCACGTCCTCTCCCCGGCGGGGGTGGAGGCCGCCCTCGCCGCGGCCAGCGCCGGGTAG
- the aceA gene encoding isocitrate lyase encodes MTAEFEPQNQSLGQQAEALKLEWSADPRWEGIQRDYTAEDVIRLRGRVPEEHTLARRGAEKLWKAVTDGREDGTSYINALGALTGNQAVQQVKAGLKAIYLSGWQVAADANLSGNTYPDQSLYPANSVPAVVRRINNALQRADQIEFSEGKQSVEDWMVPIVADAEAGFGGPLNAYELMKSMIQAGAAGVHWEDQLASEKKCGHLGGKVLIPTQQHIRTLNAARLAADVAGVPSVIIARTDAEAATLITTDVDERDQEFILREGGQPVRTAEGFYRVQNGVEPCIARAKAYAPYSDLIWMETGTPDLALARKFAEAVKAEFPDQMLAYNCSPSFNWKKHLDDDTIAKFQRELGAMGFKFQFITLAGFHALNYSMFDLAHGYARNGMSAYVDLQEREFASEDRGYTATKHQREVGTGYFDLVSTALNPNASTLALVGSTEEGQFH; translated from the coding sequence ATGACCGCAGAGTTCGAGCCCCAGAACCAGTCCCTCGGGCAGCAGGCCGAGGCCCTCAAGCTCGAGTGGTCCGCCGACCCCCGCTGGGAGGGCATCCAGCGCGACTACACCGCTGAGGACGTCATCCGCCTCCGCGGCCGCGTCCCCGAGGAGCACACCCTCGCCCGCCGCGGCGCCGAGAAGCTGTGGAAGGCCGTGACCGACGGCCGCGAGGACGGCACGAGCTACATCAACGCGCTCGGCGCCCTCACCGGCAACCAGGCCGTCCAGCAGGTCAAGGCCGGCCTGAAGGCCATCTACCTCTCGGGCTGGCAGGTCGCCGCGGACGCGAACCTCTCGGGCAACACCTACCCCGACCAGTCGCTCTACCCCGCCAACTCCGTCCCCGCCGTGGTGCGCCGCATCAACAACGCCCTGCAGCGCGCGGACCAGATCGAGTTCTCCGAGGGCAAGCAGAGCGTCGAGGACTGGATGGTGCCGATCGTGGCCGACGCCGAGGCCGGCTTCGGCGGCCCGCTGAACGCCTACGAGCTCATGAAGTCCATGATCCAGGCCGGCGCGGCCGGCGTTCACTGGGAGGACCAGCTCGCGTCCGAGAAGAAGTGCGGCCACCTCGGCGGCAAGGTCCTCATCCCGACCCAGCAGCACATCCGCACCCTCAATGCTGCTCGGCTCGCCGCCGACGTTGCCGGCGTGCCGAGCGTCATCATCGCCCGCACCGACGCCGAGGCCGCGACCCTGATCACCACCGACGTCGACGAGCGCGACCAGGAGTTCATCCTCCGCGAAGGCGGACAGCCGGTGCGCACGGCCGAGGGCTTCTACCGGGTCCAGAACGGCGTCGAGCCGTGCATCGCCCGGGCCAAGGCCTACGCCCCGTACTCCGACCTCATCTGGATGGAGACCGGCACCCCGGACCTGGCGCTCGCCCGCAAGTTCGCCGAGGCGGTCAAGGCCGAGTTCCCGGACCAGATGCTCGCGTACAACTGCTCGCCGTCCTTCAACTGGAAGAAGCACCTGGACGACGACACGATCGCCAAGTTCCAGCGCGAGCTGGGCGCTATGGGCTTCAAGTTCCAGTTCATCACCCTCGCCGGCTTCCACGCCCTCAACTACTCGATGTTCGACCTCGCCCACGGCTACGCACGCAACGGCATGAGCGCGTACGTCGACCTCCAGGAGCGCGAGTTCGCCTCCGAAGACCGCGGCTACACCGCAACCAAGCACCAGCGCGAAGTGGGCACCGGCTACTTCGATCTGGTCTCCACGGCGCTGAACCCGAACGCCAGCACCCTCGCCCTCGTGGGATCCACCGAAGAGGGCCAGTTCCACTAG
- a CDS encoding baeRF2 domain-containing protein, translating into MLSLKSLAETLREPGPWCTVHAEVSTGTVATHEATEVLANNVSRAVTEAGGSDADARAAEQLQWAAIGEPGPVSRFVLIRNGQVVVNELLPGAPGRPVVEVGPIPDLLPLAEVQNTDVEYLLVQAERADAEIGRYRASARSALGSEELHGETENLTKVPLGGYSQGKYQHRTEEVWRRNGADVAAEVNRLVEEGGVQLVVLAGDERARLMVQEALSERAAGLAQAVDMNSSAPGADQERFAEEVDAVVAETAGRRAQDALTRVADGIGRSSAGGWAETVNALREARVGTLVLCPEAIQGKSLLALGAEPWIAESEDGAVGAPPLGEADAAAALLRAAVLTNADTVLVPSGALDGGSAAAALLRW; encoded by the coding sequence ATGCTGTCCTTGAAGAGCCTCGCCGAGACGCTCCGCGAGCCCGGCCCCTGGTGCACCGTCCACGCGGAGGTCAGCACCGGGACGGTGGCCACGCACGAGGCCACCGAGGTGCTCGCGAACAACGTCTCACGTGCGGTCACCGAGGCCGGCGGCTCGGACGCCGACGCGCGGGCGGCCGAGCAGCTTCAGTGGGCAGCCATCGGTGAGCCCGGGCCGGTCTCGCGGTTCGTGCTCATCCGCAACGGCCAGGTCGTGGTCAACGAGCTGCTTCCGGGCGCCCCCGGGCGCCCGGTCGTCGAGGTCGGTCCGATCCCCGATCTGCTGCCGCTCGCCGAGGTCCAGAACACCGATGTCGAGTACCTGCTCGTGCAGGCGGAGCGCGCCGATGCGGAGATCGGCCGTTACCGGGCGTCCGCGCGGTCGGCCCTCGGCAGCGAGGAACTCCACGGGGAGACCGAGAACCTCACGAAGGTCCCCCTCGGCGGCTACTCCCAGGGCAAGTACCAGCACCGCACCGAGGAGGTCTGGCGGCGCAACGGCGCCGACGTCGCCGCCGAGGTCAACCGCCTTGTCGAGGAGGGCGGGGTGCAGCTGGTGGTCCTGGCAGGCGACGAGCGCGCGCGGCTCATGGTGCAGGAGGCGCTGAGTGAGCGCGCGGCCGGTCTCGCCCAGGCCGTGGACATGAATTCCTCTGCCCCCGGAGCAGACCAGGAGCGGTTCGCCGAGGAGGTCGACGCGGTGGTCGCGGAAACGGCCGGCCGCCGTGCACAGGATGCGCTCACACGGGTCGCGGACGGGATCGGGCGGAGCTCGGCCGGGGGCTGGGCGGAGACCGTCAACGCGCTGCGCGAGGCGCGGGTCGGAACCCTGGTCCTCTGCCCGGAGGCGATCCAGGGCAAGAGCCTGCTCGCTCTGGGCGCGGAACCGTGGATCGCCGAGTCGGAGGACGGCGCCGTCGGCGCACCGCCGCTCGGCGAGGCCGACGCGGCCGCGGCCCTGCTCCGCGCCGCCGTCCTGACCAACGCGGACACCGTCCTCGTGCCTTCCGGCGCGCTCGACGGCGGATCCGCCGCCGCTGCGCTCCTGCGCTGGTAG
- a CDS encoding helix-turn-helix transcriptional regulator, whose amino-acid sequence MQIFTYSQEMPRTTPSAPARSSWSRPAGPPPDAQSSGIDVISLGRRIRHLRKAAGLTLEELGAAAGAAASQLSLIENGKREPKLSLLTQLAGALGVGVDALLGTEPPTRRAALEIELERYQRSPLYENLNLPKIRITSRLPLDVLESQLGLLRELERKMNEQVATPEEARRANGELRRMMRERGNYFPEYEAEAQKVLAQVGYTSGPLSQHTISDIATHLGFTLYHVGDLPHSTRSVTDLKNRRIYLTHNQRSDHDPRSVLLQALGHYVLGHGTPQSYGDFLAQRVATNYFAAALLLPEQTTVDFLQRAKTAKEISVDDLRDAFSVSYETAAHRFTNLATQHLGLTTHFQKTHQSGIIYKAYENDGVNFPMDHTGAIEGQPSCRAWTSRAVFEVPDKFSSYSQYTDTVTGTFWCTARTERSASGEFSLSIGVPYHHVKWFRGRETTARAVSRCPDPDCCRRPPAELSEHWAGNAWPSARAHSHLLAAMPPGAFPGVDETEVYSFLEAHSGS is encoded by the coding sequence ATGCAGATCTTCACGTATTCTCAAGAAATGCCGCGTACGACGCCGTCCGCCCCCGCCCGCTCCTCGTGGAGCCGCCCCGCCGGGCCTCCTCCCGATGCCCAGAGCAGCGGGATCGACGTCATCAGCCTCGGCCGCAGGATCAGGCACCTGCGGAAGGCGGCCGGGCTCACGCTCGAGGAGCTCGGCGCGGCGGCGGGGGCTGCGGCGAGCCAGCTGAGCCTCATCGAGAACGGCAAGCGCGAGCCCAAGCTCAGCCTGCTGACGCAGCTCGCGGGGGCGCTCGGGGTGGGGGTCGATGCCCTGCTCGGGACCGAGCCGCCCACCCGTCGCGCGGCCCTGGAGATCGAACTCGAGCGCTACCAGCGCAGCCCGCTCTACGAGAACCTGAACCTGCCGAAGATCCGCATCACGTCGCGGCTTCCACTCGATGTGCTGGAGTCCCAGCTGGGTCTGCTGCGCGAGCTCGAGCGCAAGATGAACGAGCAGGTCGCCACTCCGGAGGAGGCGCGGCGAGCGAACGGCGAACTGCGCCGGATGATGCGGGAGCGGGGCAACTACTTCCCCGAGTACGAGGCCGAGGCGCAGAAGGTCCTCGCCCAGGTGGGCTACACGTCAGGCCCCCTGAGCCAGCACACGATCTCGGACATCGCGACCCACCTCGGGTTCACGCTCTACCACGTGGGCGACCTGCCCCATTCGACCCGCAGCGTGACCGATCTGAAGAACCGCAGGATTTACCTCACCCACAACCAGCGCTCGGACCACGATCCCCGCTCCGTGCTCCTGCAGGCGCTCGGCCACTACGTCCTCGGCCACGGGACGCCGCAGTCCTACGGGGACTTCCTCGCCCAGCGCGTGGCGACGAACTACTTCGCGGCGGCCCTCCTGCTGCCCGAGCAGACCACGGTCGACTTCCTCCAGCGGGCCAAGACGGCCAAGGAGATCTCCGTCGACGACCTCCGCGACGCGTTCTCCGTGAGCTACGAGACCGCCGCCCACCGGTTCACGAACCTCGCCACCCAGCATCTCGGCCTCACGACGCACTTCCAGAAGACGCACCAGTCCGGGATCATCTACAAGGCCTACGAGAACGACGGCGTGAACTTCCCCATGGACCACACCGGGGCGATCGAGGGCCAGCCCTCGTGCAGGGCCTGGACGAGCCGCGCCGTGTTCGAGGTGCCGGACAAGTTCAGCTCCTACAGCCAGTACACCGACACGGTCACCGGCACCTTCTGGTGCACCGCCCGGACGGAGCGGAGCGCGAGCGGAGAGTTCTCGCTCAGCATCGGCGTCCCGTACCACCACGTGAAGTGGTTCCGCGGCAGGGAGACGACGGCGCGCGCGGTCTCACGCTGCCCCGATCCGGACTGCTGCCGCCGCCCGCCCGCCGAACTCAGCGAGCACTGGGCCGGCAACGCGTGGCCCTCGGCCCGGGCCCACTCTCACCTGCTGGCGGCCATGCCGCCCGGCGCGTTCCCCGGTGTCGACGAGACCGAGGTGTACTCATTCCTCGAGGCGCACTCGGGCAGCTAG